Sequence from the Mycobacteriales bacterium genome:
TCGTCGACGGCCCGGTCCACGATGGCCCGGCAGCCGGTGAACGCGACGCCAGCGCGACCGAACGACTTGAAGACCTCGGCTGGTACGTCATCAGGTTCCGGTACGACGACGACTGGCCGTCGACCGCCGCCGCGAACCGATCGGTCTTCGGCGAAAGCCGGTAGCGAAGGGGACGCGCGGGCCGAGGCCGTCGGCCACGCGCGCCGACAGGTGGCATAGCTGAAGGACTGAACGGAAGGTGGTTTCACCCGTGACCGAAGTCGCGCACGCGGTTGCGGCGCAACGGTTTGCGCCCGGGTCACTCGTCACCGCACGCGGCCGGGAGTGGGTCGTGCTGCCGGACAGCGAGCCTGACATGCTGGTCCTCCGCCCGCTCGGCGGTGCCGACGGCGATATCGCCGCGGTCTTCCCCGACCTGGAATCGGTCGCCCAGGCTTCGTTCCCGCCGCCAGACGCCGACGACCTTGGGGACGCCCAGGCCGCCGGCCTGCTGCGGACAGCATTGCGCATCGGGTTCCGGAGCAGCGCGGGACCTTTCCGGTCCCTGGCCTCCATCGCCGTGGAACCCCGGCCCTACCAGCTGGTGCCACTGCTGATGGCCATGCGCCAGGAAACAGTCCGGCTGGCGATCTGCGACGACGTGGGCATCGGCAAGACCGTCGAGGCCGGGCTCATCGCCGCTGAACTGCGCGCGCAGGGCGAGGCAAAGGGACTCGCCGTGCTCTGCCCGCCGGCCCTGGCCGAGCAGTGGCAGGACGAGCTGCGCACCAAGTTCGGCATCAACGCCGAGCTCATCCTCGCCTCGACCGTCCCGCGCCTTGAGCGTGCCCTCGCCTACGGCGAGTCACTGTTCAGCACGCACCAGACCGTGGTGGTCTCCACGGACTTCATCAAGTCCCCCCGGCACCGTGACGACTTCGTCGATCACTGCCCGGACCTGGTCATCGTCGACGAGGCACACACCTGCGTGCCCGCCGACGGGGCCGGCACCTCCTCCCGCTCGGCGCAGCTCCGCTACGAGCTGCTGATCCGCATTGCCAGGGACACCAGCAGGCACTTGCTGCTTGTCACCGCTACCCCGCACTCGGGCAAGGAAGAGTCGTTCCGCTCCCTGATCGGACTGCTTGACCCGGCCCTTGCCGCCGCCGACCTCACCTCCGACGCCGGCCGTACCCGGCTCGCCAGCTACTACGTGCAACGTCGCCGCCTCGACATCCGCCGCCAGTATCCCGACGAGGCAGGCGCGTTCCCCGGCGACCGGATCTTCGCCGACATCCCCTACACGCTCTCGCCCGGATATCGCGCGCTCCTCGACGACGCGATCGCCTACGCCAGCGAACGGGTCACCGTGGCGGGCACGGTCGGCCGCCGTGAGCAGCGGGTGGCCTGGTGGTCGGCGATCGCGCTGCTCCGCTCCCTGGTCTCCTCCCCGCGAGCCGCCGCCCAGACATTGCTCACCCGCTCCCAGACCGCGGCCGCTGCCACGGCCGACGAGGCGGACGCCCTCGGCCGCCCGGTCACCGCCGACATGGCCGATGACAGCTTCGACGGCATCGACGCCTCACCCGGCGCCGACGATGGCGGCGCGGCATCGGTCGCGAGCGCCCCCGCAGCCATGCCCCGCGACGCGCGCCTGGCCGCGCTCGCCGAGCGTGCCGCCACCCTGGAGAGCCCCGAGCAGGACAACAAGCTCGCCCTGCTCGTCAAGACCGTCAAGCAGCTGCTCGCCGACGGCTACCGCCCGATCGTCTTCTGCCGCTATATCCCCACCAGCGAGTACCTCGCCGGGCAACTGGACGGCAAGCTCGGCCGGAAGGCTGTCGTCGCCTGCGTCAACGGCACGCTCTCCCCGGCCCAGCGGCTCGACCGCATCGAGCGGCTCGCCGAGGCAGCCGGGCAGGAAGACGGCACCCGCCGCGTCCTGGTCGCCACCGATTGCCTGTCAGAGGGCGTCAACCTGCAGCACCACTTCAACGCCGTTATCCACTACGACCTCGCCTGGAACCCCACCAGGCACGAGCAGCGCGAAGGGCGCGTCGACCGCTTCGGCCAGCGCTCAGCCGACGTCCGCGTCGTCACCATCTACGGCGGCGACAACGGTATCGACGGCAAGGTCCTGGAAGTCCTCATCCGCAAGCACCGCGAGATCCGCAAGCTCACCGGCATCTCCGTGCCCATCCCCGATGAGACCTCCAGCCAGGTCACCGACGCGATCATGGAATGGCTGCTCCTGCGCGGCCAGGCCAGCACCGACCAGCAGGCGCTCTTCGAGCTCGACGAGGTCATCGGCAAGACAGGAGGGGAACTCGACGTCCAGTGGCGCTCGATGGCCGACCGCGAGGACC
This genomic interval carries:
- a CDS encoding helicase-related protein encodes the protein MTEVAHAVAAQRFAPGSLVTARGREWVVLPDSEPDMLVLRPLGGADGDIAAVFPDLESVAQASFPPPDADDLGDAQAAGLLRTALRIGFRSSAGPFRSLASIAVEPRPYQLVPLLMAMRQETVRLAICDDVGIGKTVEAGLIAAELRAQGEAKGLAVLCPPALAEQWQDELRTKFGINAELILASTVPRLERALAYGESLFSTHQTVVVSTDFIKSPRHRDDFVDHCPDLVIVDEAHTCVPADGAGTSSRSAQLRYELLIRIARDTSRHLLLVTATPHSGKEESFRSLIGLLDPALAAADLTSDAGRTRLASYYVQRRRLDIRRQYPDEAGAFPGDRIFADIPYTLSPGYRALLDDAIAYASERVTVAGTVGRREQRVAWWSAIALLRSLVSSPRAAAQTLLTRSQTAAAATADEADALGRPVTADMADDSFDGIDASPGADDGGAASVASAPAAMPRDARLAALAERAATLESPEQDNKLALLVKTVKQLLADGYRPIVFCRYIPTSEYLAGQLDGKLGRKAVVACVNGTLSPAQRLDRIERLAEAAGQEDGTRRVLVATDCLSEGVNLQHHFNAVIHYDLAWNPTRHEQREGRVDRFGQRSADVRVVTIYGGDNGIDGKVLEVLIRKHREIRKLTGISVPIPDETSSQVTDAIMEWLLLRGQASTDQQALFELDEVIGKTGGELDVQWRSMADREDRSRSRFAQGSIHPDEVAAETAAIRSALGPDDEVRTFARTALRALNADIVTGPDCDGFTVTASTLPPGLRDAIGALIGERRRIPFSVTPAVPRGEASLTRTDPVVGAVAAYVLANALDRHAPDGLKPARRCGVIRTTAVTTRTTLLLVRYRYQLTLPGRYGNAALIAEDARVLGFEGAPARARWLPDDAATALLTATPDQNTLPEFTGSAITTILSGLGEVRPETNRRAGEFAAELRDAHRRVRRTVDQAVRGLTVTPAGDADILGVYVYLPAQTQGAGQ